A genomic segment from Nitratiruptor sp. YY08-10 encodes:
- a CDS encoding DUF503 family protein — protein sequence MQIVHVFITIDLPFVQSLKGRRKILHSIKDKLKNKNMCVADISGEYAKEGHLELLFFANSPQDANEKIENLEKMLETNFPDIEISLQYELI from the coding sequence TTGCAGATAGTTCATGTCTTTATAACCATCGATCTTCCATTCGTCCAATCTCTCAAAGGTCGACGCAAAATCCTGCATTCAATCAAAGATAAGCTTAAAAACAAAAATATGTGCGTTGCCGACATCAGTGGAGAATATGCCAAAGAGGGCCACCTAGAGTTACTCTTTTTTGCAAACAGTCCGCAAGATGCCAATGAAAAAATAGAAAATCTCGAAAAGATGTTGGAAACCAATTTCCCCGACATAGAAATATCCCTTCAATATGAACTAATCTAA
- the ppa gene encoding inorganic diphosphatase, producing the protein MNLEKIGHGESPDKVHALIEIPYGSNIKYELDKESGAVWVDRVMYSAMFYPANYGFVPNTLAADGDPADIMVLCDYPVIPGSVIKCRLIGVLVMEDESGMDEKLLAVPVSKVDPTYDNINTIEDLPKHTLDKIKNFFETYKILEPNKWVKVKEYKGKEEAAKILEEAIKNYK; encoded by the coding sequence ATGAATCTAGAAAAAATCGGACATGGAGAGTCTCCAGATAAAGTACACGCACTCATTGAGATTCCTTACGGATCAAACATAAAGTATGAACTGGACAAAGAGAGTGGAGCCGTATGGGTAGATCGAGTCATGTACAGTGCGATGTTTTATCCGGCAAACTACGGTTTTGTTCCAAACACCCTTGCAGCAGACGGCGATCCTGCCGATATCATGGTGTTATGCGACTATCCTGTCATTCCTGGAAGTGTTATAAAATGTAGACTCATTGGTGTTCTTGTTATGGAAGATGAAAGCGGAATGGACGAAAAACTCCTGGCTGTACCTGTATCAAAAGTCGATCCGACATATGACAATATCAATACAATCGAAGATCTTCCGAAACATACTCTTGATAAAATCAAAAACTTTTTTGAAACATATAAAATCCTTGAACCAAATAAATGGGTGAAAGTAAAAGAGTACAAAGGAAAAGAAGAAGCAGCAAAAATATTGGAAGAGGCCATTAAAAACTACAAATAG